One Vitis riparia cultivar Riparia Gloire de Montpellier isolate 1030 unplaced genomic scaffold, EGFV_Vit.rip_1.0 scaffold714_pilon_pilon, whole genome shotgun sequence genomic region harbors:
- the LOC117910329 gene encoding receptor-like protein EIX2, with product MARMDTAVDDNFKVLFDYNYLKYEDLSLVVKGRKSEYDSILALVRTIDFSSNNLSGSIPAEISSLSGLRFLNLSRNHLIGRIPEKVGSMETLESLDLSRNHLSGAIPESMTNLSFLDHLDLSYNNLSGTIPSSTHLHSFDALSFIGNDELCGVPLTKNCTKKEDFQGVNHIEESREDFELPWFYIGMATGFILSFWGVCGALLFKRTWRHAYFRFLDDTRDKLYVATVLKMNWLRNHLRGHHFGK from the coding sequence ATGGCAAGAATGGACACTGCAGTTGATGATAACTTCAAAGTTTTGTTTGATTACAATTACTTGAAGTACGAGGATCTTTCCTTAGTGGTTAAAGGGAGGAAATCAGAGTATGACAGTATTCTTGCACTGGTGAGGACAATAGACTTTTCGAGTAACAATTTGTCAGGATCAATCCCTGCTGAAATCTCGAGTCTCTCAGGATTGCGGTTTTTGAACTTGTCTCGAAATCATTTAATTGGAAGGATACCAGAGAAAGTTGGGAGCATGGAAACCTTGGAATCTTTGGATTTGTCAAGAAACCATCTTTCAGGTGCAATTCCTGAAAGCATGACAAATTTATCATTCCTTGATCATTTGGACCTGTCTTACAACAATTTATCAGGAACAATACCTTCAAGCACTCATCTTCATAGCTTTGATGCACTTAGCTTCATTGGCAATGATGAACTTTGTGGAGTTCCTCTTACAAAAAACTGCACAAAGAAGGAAGATTTTCAAGGTGTGAACCACATTGAAGAAAGCAGAGAAGACTTTGAACTGCCATGGTTTTATATTGGTATGGCTACTGGATTCATCCTGAGCTTTTGGGGAGTCTGTGGTGCTCTCTTATTCAAAAGGACATGGAGGCATGCTTATTTCAGGTTTCTTGATGACACGAGAGACAAGCTCTATGTGGCTACCGTGCTGAAGATGAACTGGTTGCGCAATCATTTGAGAGGACACCATTTTGGTAAGTGA